The DNA region CAAGTTTGAGGCGCACGTGCTGCTAATCATTCGCGAAATGGATAGACGGAAAGTGCACCTTGATCCTGACGCCGTTCGGAAATTGCTTCGCGACCTTTGGGGTGGCTGGGTGATCTTCCACATTAACTGGGACTCCAAATTGGCGAACATGGACCAAGAACGTCCTAGAAAGGGGTCATCGTTGGAACACCAACGCCAGAACTGGCCGCTGGACCATTTTGGTAGTGGCGAACACAATGCCATCATGGAAGATGGCAAGCTTTCCAGCACCCCGCTGCACGCTTTCTTGCCGATCATCAAGAAATTCGTAGACAATCCGGTCCACGGGTTCCCACCCCAGCGGAACGAAAAGAACGGACGATCCTTTCGCTTCGGTTCTTTAGACAGCACCGACAGTCGAAACTTGCCACCACATCAATGGTTCGCGATACTGGTGGGCAGGTTCTTCAGCGAACATTATGGGCCGCAACACTGGCGGTCCGCCAATGCATACATCCAGAAGAACTGGAAGTGACGGTTTTGGCTTCACATAGGTTCACGTGATTTGGCGTAACCCGTCCTTTAACTGATGGGCACCCGTAACTTTCACTGGGATGTGCCTAATGTCAGACCGCTTTCTATCGCCCAAAGCAACATCAGAGATGGTGTCACTTCCCGTGCGGTCGATCCGGCGGTTGGTGACAGAAGACCGTTTCCCGGCACCTGTGAAACTCTCTGAGAAACGGATTGCCTACCTGCAGTCCGAAGTCGTTGCATGGATGGATTGCAAGCTGAAGGCGTCGGGAAAAGAACCGTCCAAACGAATACTTTCCCCCGAAAAAGCTACACCGGATCAGGGTCTGACGGCCCCCGATCCGGTGCAACTGGAAAGTCGAATTGGACATGACGACACCTACACCGAAAAGCGATGAAAATCAAGAGCATAAGCCGTTAAAAATAACAACAGCAGAAGGGTTTATGCGGTTCATGATCCCTGACGGGGACTGGACGATCACGGTCCTGAAGCATGTTCCTGATCCGACAGAAAGGGACCCGGATAACGTCAAGACGATCCCCACGACGCATGTCTTCAGCGACGATGCCCCGGTGGGTAGCGGCAAGCATCGCACCGATCTGAACGCCTTCATTGCGAAGCAGCAGCCGAACGAGAATATCTACTACCAGCCGAACCGCCTGAAGCGCCGCATGGGGCCGGGTGATAAGGCCGGGGAAGCGGATGTCGCGTGGCTGGACACCCTGCAGGTGGACATCGACCCGCTGCCCGGTGAAGACATCAAGAAAGAACAGGATCGCATTCTGGGCCGCATGTTGCAGCATCGCCGAAAGGATGTCCCCCATCCATCGGTCATCGTATTCAGTGGCGGCGGGTTCCAGGCATTCTGGAAACTTGCCGAACCGATCAAGGTCGATGGCGATGTTGGGCTGATCACCGATCTGAAGCGCCATTCCGCTTGGCTGGCCGACCGGATGGATGGTGACCATTGCTTCAACCCAGCACATCTGATGCGCCTGCCGTTCACCATGAACAATCCGACGCCGAAAAAGCTGAAGAAGAACCCGGATCGCAAGCCTGAGAAAGCGGCGGTGATCAACGCCAAAGGTGCTGGGCAGACCTACGCGCTGTCCGACTTCAAGAAATCCCAGACGAAGGATCAGGCGAAGCTGGGTGTTGAGCATCGGGACATCGGTGCGCCGGTGACGCCCAAATTCGAAGACCTGATGGCGATGTTGACCGACAGTCCATCCGACCTGCTGCCAGCCATCGTGGGCCGCAGTAACGGCCTGCCACCGGGCCACACCGATGGTGAACCCCTGTTCGATCCTGAACGCTGGGAAAGCCGGTCTGAACAGGTCTTCTTCGTGTCATGCGCATTGGTCCGTGCCGGTGTGCCGGATGAAACCCATCTGGGCATTCTGCTGAACCCGGAATGGGGTGTGTCGGAAAGCATTCTCGAAAAGAAGGACAAAGCCCATCGCTACGCCGTCAAGCAGATCGAAAGTGCCTATGCGACCGTCGCCGTGTCCGACGCGGTGAAGAACGAAGCGAACGCCGACCTATCGGGGCCCTTGGAATGGAAATTCAACGCCGATGGTGAGACCCGAAAGAAATGTCTGCACAACTACAAGGTGGCCGTTCAGGAACTGGGGGTGACGATCCGCAAGGACACGTTCAACGATTGCGTAATGATCGGCGGCATGGGCCGGTTCGATGGCCTCCTGACGGACGCGGCGGTCACCCGGATGCGCCTGATGATCGAAGACAAGTTCAGTTTCCAGATCGGGAAGGACCCGATGTATGACATCGTCGGCGACTACGCAGAAGACCACCGCTTCCATCCTGTCGCCGACTATCTGGACGGGCTGGCATGGGACGGCAAAGGACGGCTGGACACTTGGATGACCCGCTATATGGGTGTGGACCAAAACGACTACACCAAGGCCATCGGTGCGCTGGTCATGGTGGCCGCTGTTCGGCGGATCAGGCGTCCGGGATGCAAGTTCGATGAAATGGTGGTTCTGGAAGGTGACCAAGGAACCGGGAAATCATCGGCGCTGCGCACGCTGGCCGTGAATGCTGATTGGTTCGCTGACGAACTGCCCTTGGGCGGTGACGGAAAACAGGTGATGGAAGCAATCGGCGGCAAGTGGATCATCGAAGCGGCTGAACTGGCCGGGATGGGCAAACGCAGTTCCGAACAACTGAAGGCCATGCTGTCACGGTCCTTCGACAAGGGCCGCGCGGCCTATGGTCGGATTTCAGAACAGCGGGACCGCCAATGCGTCTTCTTCGCCACCCACAACCCCGACAAGGGAGCGAACCAATACCTGATGGACCAGACCGGGAACCGGCGGTTCTGGCCGGTGGAATGCGGTAGGATCGACCTTGAAGCCTTGAAGCGGGACAGGGATCAGCTTTGGGCGGAAGCATCGTTTAGGGAAGCCCGTGGCGACAGCATCAGGCTGGACCCGTCACTATATCATCTAGCCGCTGGCGAACAGAACAAGCGGAAGGTGGACAACCCGATGGAAGCCAAGTTCGAAGCCCTGATAGCTGGAAAGACCGGTCGCATCCCGATTGGGATGATGTATGAGCCGCTGGGTGTGAACACTGCGAACCATCAGCAAGTGACCATGATGGGCCGCGCCGCCAAAGCCTTGAGCTGGGAACGAAAGAAGCTGAAGTATGATGGGCGTGACATCATGTGCTACGCGAAAGGTGAGGGACTGGAACGCCAGATCGAACTTCAACCGTTCCGGGGCCGTGATGGGCAGTGGCGGATCATCGAAAAAGAGGCTGAAACCCCGGATATGATCCCGGATCGGTGGTGATATTCATCTTCCGTTTATCACCTCACCCCTAAACCACATCCCCGCCACACCCCATGGCGGGGATTTTTTTCCATGAAATCAATGGGGCACACGTCCACACCCCAAAACAGGGTAGTTTACTAGGAGGCAGCTTTTCTGGCGGATGGATAGACGGGTAAATGCCCAATGGGCAGCGGCCCTCACCTATATTCCTGTTACCAGTGTTAGAGAAAAGGGGTGTGGAGGGGTATGGTTGGTATGAGTGATTGAAAACAAAGGGAAATACAGGACGCCATCTGGGGTGTGTTTGGGCTTACCCCACCCCTAAAGGGGTCTGGCGCACAAAAGCCCAGAAAGCGCGCACTTAAGTTCGAAAATGCGCAGAAGTCATCGGTCCTGCCTCTTGCACCACCCTAAAAAGGTCAGCAAAAATGACCTATAAAGCCCTG from Pseudomonadota bacterium includes:
- a CDS encoding AlpA family phage regulatory protein, coding for MSDRFLSPKATSEMVSLPVRSIRRLVTEDRFPAPVKLSEKRIAYLQSEVVAWMDCKLKASGKEPSKRILSPEKATPDQGLTAPDPVQLESRIGHDDTYTEKR
- a CDS encoding virulence-associated E family protein, whose translation is MTTPTPKSDENQEHKPLKITTAEGFMRFMIPDGDWTITVLKHVPDPTERDPDNVKTIPTTHVFSDDAPVGSGKHRTDLNAFIAKQQPNENIYYQPNRLKRRMGPGDKAGEADVAWLDTLQVDIDPLPGEDIKKEQDRILGRMLQHRRKDVPHPSVIVFSGGGFQAFWKLAEPIKVDGDVGLITDLKRHSAWLADRMDGDHCFNPAHLMRLPFTMNNPTPKKLKKNPDRKPEKAAVINAKGAGQTYALSDFKKSQTKDQAKLGVEHRDIGAPVTPKFEDLMAMLTDSPSDLLPAIVGRSNGLPPGHTDGEPLFDPERWESRSEQVFFVSCALVRAGVPDETHLGILLNPEWGVSESILEKKDKAHRYAVKQIESAYATVAVSDAVKNEANADLSGPLEWKFNADGETRKKCLHNYKVAVQELGVTIRKDTFNDCVMIGGMGRFDGLLTDAAVTRMRLMIEDKFSFQIGKDPMYDIVGDYAEDHRFHPVADYLDGLAWDGKGRLDTWMTRYMGVDQNDYTKAIGALVMVAAVRRIRRPGCKFDEMVVLEGDQGTGKSSALRTLAVNADWFADELPLGGDGKQVMEAIGGKWIIEAAELAGMGKRSSEQLKAMLSRSFDKGRAAYGRISEQRDRQCVFFATHNPDKGANQYLMDQTGNRRFWPVECGRIDLEALKRDRDQLWAEASFREARGDSIRLDPSLYHLAAGEQNKRKVDNPMEAKFEALIAGKTGRIPIGMMYEPLGVNTANHQQVTMMGRAAKALSWERKKLKYDGRDIMCYAKGEGLERQIELQPFRGRDGQWRIIEKEAETPDMIPDRW